A genomic region of Paenibacillus sp. PL2-23 contains the following coding sequences:
- a CDS encoding substrate-binding domain-containing protein, translated as MRKFILAVLGLIGITLCYFTLVSAGKVFRSDWQLPGAGYSEGEQQQRLVLITQELETPFWDKVGQGALRQAEEEGVSLEVWGSYGMNQEEFLKRIEIAIDSKVDGIIVQGLDSDNFKSLTKIKAAFYGIPVITVANDVPMSESLRRTYVGSDSYLAGQLIAVQLVADMGEAGDVILLGDTIQEYYQKQRLAGLQDVLQRYPDIRMAYAETGATREQVIATTKDLMNGVPDVDAFIAVNANMAEAMLYEIGRRSQIEPYHIYTFDDGKDSEALFAQGKLDGMLEQSPDRMGELSVQLMMEWLRGETVPLDMNGYLTDIRMVKAKDAP; from the coding sequence TTGCGCAAATTCATTCTGGCCGTTCTTGGCCTTATTGGGATTACCTTATGTTATTTCACCCTCGTGTCCGCAGGGAAGGTCTTTCGGTCGGACTGGCAGCTTCCGGGGGCCGGCTATTCGGAGGGCGAGCAGCAGCAGCGGCTGGTGCTGATTACGCAGGAGCTGGAGACGCCGTTCTGGGATAAGGTGGGACAAGGCGCGCTCCGACAGGCGGAGGAGGAGGGGGTCAGCCTTGAGGTGTGGGGCAGCTACGGGATGAATCAGGAGGAATTCCTGAAGCGGATCGAGATTGCAATCGACTCCAAGGTGGACGGCATTATTGTTCAGGGCCTCGATTCCGATAATTTCAAAAGCTTAACGAAAATCAAGGCTGCCTTCTACGGCATTCCCGTCATAACAGTCGCTAACGATGTGCCGATGTCGGAGAGTCTGCGCCGAACCTATGTCGGCTCGGATTCTTATTTGGCCGGGCAGCTCATAGCGGTGCAGCTTGTTGCGGATATGGGGGAAGCTGGTGATGTTATTTTGCTAGGGGATACCATTCAGGAATATTATCAGAAGCAGCGGCTCGCCGGTTTGCAGGACGTTCTGCAGCGTTATCCCGATATCCGAATGGCTTATGCCGAGACGGGGGCGACGAGAGAACAGGTTATTGCGACGACCAAGGATCTCATGAATGGAGTGCCGGACGTGGACGCGTTTATCGCGGTGAATGCCAATATGGCGGAGGCGATGCTCTACGAGATCGGCAGACGCTCGCAGATCGAGCCGTATCATATCTATACCTTCGACGACGGCAAGGATTCAGAGGCGCTGTTCGCTCAGGGGAAGCTGGACGGTATGCTTGAGCAGTCGCCGGACCGAATGGGCGAGCTCAGCGTGCAGCTGATGATGGAGTGGCTGAGGGGTGAGACGGTGCCTCTTGATATGAACGGGTATCTCACCGATATTCGGATGGTGAAAGCGAAGGATGCGCCATGA
- a CDS encoding histidine kinase: MNNSIQKKIWTLAAVVLSIMVIIWIALTYYNQKTQDQYNDILQRYLRMNEVTTASGQMIASLNNYLNTPSPDHLAQLDASRESMIRAKNEVYMLRNAENAFALTSYMNLIDSLVETMDRSLVFQSEKETEASSEAFTEATRISKYISEMTLTLIDTELRTYDRFYRGIIEQSQELNRLGIWLLLLITFLLLVFTYWFSLSITRPVLKLTQAAKELSRGRFDLEVEVKSNDEISFLAKMFDRMRININNLISEIQQKAQLENELQQSKLLLQESQLRSLQSQINPHFLFNTLDTLSKKAYLEGSEETSDLLVSVAGLLRYNLKRLDRSVTLYEEVKVMGQYIDIQKARFTERLRLHTDMDESCLHVQIPGLTLQPIIENAVIHAIEPEEEGGNIWFRIIDGGERVIIEIEDDGPGMSADKMQSILEEHAVESEGHSTGIGFSNVIKRLRLFYGLEDVIDIESGSGNGDGMAGGRGTMVRMKIPKTRGIEAYDKAPDRR; the protein is encoded by the coding sequence ATGAACAATAGCATTCAGAAGAAGATATGGACACTCGCGGCGGTTGTGCTCTCTATTATGGTCATCATTTGGATAGCGCTTACTTATTATAATCAGAAAACACAGGATCAATATAACGACATCCTGCAGCGTTATCTGCGCATGAATGAAGTGACGACGGCCAGCGGGCAGATGATTGCTTCGCTGAACAATTACCTCAATACGCCAAGTCCTGACCATCTGGCGCAGCTGGATGCCAGCAGGGAGAGCATGATCAGGGCGAAGAACGAGGTGTATATGCTTCGCAATGCGGAGAATGCGTTCGCCTTGACCAGCTATATGAATCTGATCGATAGCCTGGTGGAGACGATGGATCGGTCGCTAGTCTTCCAGTCGGAGAAGGAGACGGAGGCCTCGTCGGAGGCGTTCACGGAGGCGACGCGTATATCCAAATACATATCCGAGATGACGCTGACGCTGATCGATACGGAGCTAAGGACGTATGACCGCTTCTACCGCGGCATCATTGAGCAGTCCCAGGAGCTGAACAGGCTGGGCATCTGGCTGCTTCTGCTCATCACCTTCCTACTCCTGGTGTTCACTTATTGGTTCTCGCTCAGTATAACGAGGCCGGTGCTGAAGCTGACCCAAGCGGCGAAGGAGCTGTCGAGGGGGCGGTTCGACCTGGAGGTGGAGGTGAAGTCCAACGACGAGATTTCCTTCCTGGCCAAAATGTTCGATCGCATGCGCATTAACATTAACAATCTGATCTCGGAGATTCAGCAGAAAGCCCAGCTGGAGAATGAGCTGCAGCAGAGCAAGCTTCTGCTTCAGGAGAGCCAGCTGCGCAGCCTGCAGAGCCAGATTAATCCTCACTTCCTGTTCAATACGCTGGACACGCTGTCGAAGAAGGCCTACCTGGAGGGCTCCGAGGAGACCAGCGATCTGCTTGTCAGCGTAGCGGGCTTGCTGCGCTACAATTTGAAGCGGCTGGATCGGTCCGTCACGCTGTATGAGGAAGTGAAGGTCATGGGGCAATATATCGATATTCAGAAAGCCCGGTTCACAGAGCGGCTTCGGCTGCATACAGACATGGACGAGTCTTGTCTGCACGTTCAGATTCCGGGCCTTACCCTGCAGCCGATTATCGAGAACGCCGTCATTCATGCGATAGAGCCCGAGGAGGAGGGCGGCAACATCTGGTTCCGCATCATCGACGGAGGCGAGCGGGTCATCATTGAGATTGAGGATGACGGGCCAGGTATGTCGGCGGACAAGATGCAGAGCATTCTGGAGGAGCATGCCGTAGAGTCGGAAGGGCATTCCACAGGCATTGGCTTCAGTAACGTGATTAAGCGGCTTCGTCTGTTCTACGGGCTGGAGGATGTCATCGACATTGAGAGCGGGAGCGGGAACGGGGACGGAATGGCGGGCGGACGCGGAACGATGGTACGGATGAAAATACCGAAAACAAGGGGAATCGAAGCCTATGATAAAGCTCCTGATCGTCGATGA
- a CDS encoding response regulator: protein MIKLLIVDDERIEREGLQAILRKGYPDLDIALAQNGKIAVQLADELEPDLILMDIKMPGMSGLEAIELIQAKHPRIKYVMVTAYDAFEYARQAIKLGVKDYLLKPSKASEIIATVGKVIHEIEAERAQQEASQSQQAALQKALPLIETDVVTQLLFDHVHDVHVDELVGLLDIQAAGSAMFVMLVLLPAGSEGLYSAVKEKVRQRGAGLVGALYGRQLPVIVIRDPEKSFRTQAISLARELLSLAKPDAGEGWFVGIGSVCGALGEIRQSYQESLVASMDTTLPVKYRFYEDVPALGAVYDSQLAKQREKQFFDQVRLGQWEQVEAGLMDYIQQYENLGAELLQMQQRVLELLWVASRVLTEMGIEADTPLFSFQAEDVRQLRTETGRLLDRMRQSYAKHFERVEPDTIQQIKQFIMEHSHEDISLDAIGKRVGLSPFYISKMFKDQLGINYIDFLTECRIEKAKKLMADPEKSLKAITFEVGYHDPNYFSKVFKKMCDVTPKDYRKTLLGGRKPEEEEG from the coding sequence ATGATAAAGCTCCTGATCGTCGATGACGAGCGGATTGAGCGCGAGGGTCTGCAGGCCATATTGCGGAAGGGTTATCCCGACCTGGACATCGCGCTGGCCCAGAACGGGAAGATCGCTGTTCAGCTGGCGGACGAGCTTGAGCCGGATCTGATCCTCATGGATATTAAGATGCCGGGGATGAGCGGCCTGGAGGCCATTGAGCTGATTCAGGCTAAGCATCCACGGATCAAGTATGTGATGGTCACGGCATACGATGCGTTCGAATATGCGCGGCAGGCCATTAAGCTGGGCGTCAAGGATTATTTGCTGAAGCCGAGCAAGGCAAGCGAGATTATCGCCACGGTCGGCAAGGTCATACATGAAATTGAAGCGGAGCGTGCCCAGCAGGAGGCGAGCCAGTCGCAGCAAGCCGCGCTTCAGAAGGCGCTGCCGTTGATTGAGACGGATGTTGTGACGCAGCTGCTGTTCGATCATGTGCACGATGTGCATGTGGATGAGCTGGTTGGCCTTCTGGATATACAGGCTGCTGGCAGCGCGATGTTCGTTATGCTTGTGCTGCTGCCTGCGGGGTCGGAGGGGCTCTATTCCGCGGTGAAGGAGAAGGTCAGGCAGAGGGGCGCCGGCTTGGTCGGCGCGCTGTACGGGCGGCAGCTTCCTGTCATTGTGATCCGGGACCCGGAGAAGTCCTTCCGCACACAAGCTATCTCGCTTGCGCGCGAGCTGTTATCCCTTGCGAAGCCGGATGCGGGAGAGGGCTGGTTCGTCGGCATTGGCAGCGTGTGTGGAGCGCTGGGGGAAATCCGGCAGTCCTATCAGGAATCGCTGGTTGCCTCGATGGATACCACCTTGCCGGTCAAATACCGGTTCTATGAGGATGTTCCCGCTCTGGGAGCGGTGTATGACAGCCAGCTTGCCAAGCAGCGGGAGAAGCAGTTTTTTGACCAGGTTCGGCTTGGGCAGTGGGAGCAGGTTGAGGCGGGGCTGATGGATTATATTCAGCAGTACGAGAATCTGGGGGCTGAGCTGCTGCAGATGCAACAGCGTGTTCTGGAGCTTCTGTGGGTCGCCTCCCGTGTGCTGACCGAGATGGGCATAGAGGCGGACACGCCGCTGTTCTCCTTCCAGGCAGAGGATGTAAGGCAGCTCCGCACCGAGACGGGACGTCTGCTGGACCGCATGAGGCAGTCGTATGCCAAGCATTTTGAACGGGTGGAGCCGGATACGATTCAGCAGATTAAGCAGTTCATTATGGAGCATTCCCATGAGGATATATCGTTGGACGCGATTGGGAAGCGGGTAGGCTTAAGTCCATTTTATATTAGCAAAATGTTCAAGGATCAGCTCGGCATCAACTACATCGATTTCCTGACGGAATGCCGGATCGAGAAGGCGAAGAAGCTGATGGCCGATCCGGAGAAAAGTCTCAAGGCCATTACGTTCGAGGTCGGATACCATGACCCCAATTACTTCAGCAAGGTATTCAAGAAGATGTGCGACGTGACGCCGAAGGACTATCGCAAGACGCTGCTGGGCGGCAGGAAGCCGGAGGAGGAGGAAGGCTGA
- the xylF gene encoding D-xylose ABC transporter substrate-binding protein, giving the protein MAGGERSLQRIGERLRAIGLVLLLLLVMAGCEGGSGDGVNGDNEVSGVNGDNEGDGGNGVGGPLHGEGALPQDGGAHSPAASPQGNSHGEDLERPIKIGFSMDTLLEERWAKDRELFRQSVEALGAEVEIYASNGDDALQIMQAETMISGGIDLLVIVPHNAEATAAIVKKAHSSGVKVIAYDRLVKNAEIDLYVSFDNVLVGELQAQAITKLVPRGKYVYIGGAETDNNAHLFKEGVFNVLQPMIDSGEIKVVYDQWTKDWTPANAKLNMEAALKANRNDIDAVIAANDGTASGVIAALEAHGLAGSIPVAGQDAELAAAQRIVGGTQTMTVYKPIHELTLKAAELAVMMARGEMPAADRKVNNGKIEVPSVLLAPIAVDKSNIDETIIKDGFHTRQDVYRYAPPAR; this is encoded by the coding sequence ATGGCGGGAGGTGAGAGAAGCTTGCAGCGAATAGGAGAACGGCTTCGTGCTATTGGGCTCGTGCTCCTTCTCCTGCTCGTGATGGCGGGCTGTGAGGGCGGCAGCGGCGACGGCGTTAATGGGGACAATGAGGTTAGTGGCGTCAATGGAGACAATGAAGGCGATGGAGGCAATGGTGTCGGGGGACCCCTCCATGGCGAGGGTGCCTTGCCGCAGGACGGGGGCGCCCATTCGCCAGCTGCCAGCCCACAGGGGAATAGCCATGGGGAAGACTTGGAGCGGCCTATTAAGATTGGCTTCTCGATGGATACGCTGCTGGAGGAGCGCTGGGCCAAGGACCGGGAGCTGTTCCGGCAGTCAGTCGAAGCGCTGGGCGCTGAGGTTGAGATCTACGCTTCCAATGGAGATGACGCCCTCCAGATTATGCAGGCCGAGACGATGATTAGCGGGGGCATTGATCTGCTGGTCATTGTGCCCCATAATGCGGAGGCCACAGCCGCCATTGTGAAGAAAGCCCATTCGTCGGGCGTGAAGGTTATTGCATACGACAGGCTGGTGAAAAACGCGGAGATTGATTTGTATGTATCCTTCGATAATGTACTGGTGGGAGAGCTGCAAGCGCAGGCTATTACGAAGCTTGTCCCGAGGGGCAAATATGTATATATTGGCGGCGCCGAGACCGACAACAACGCGCATCTGTTCAAGGAGGGTGTGTTTAACGTTTTGCAGCCGATGATTGACAGCGGCGAGATTAAGGTTGTCTACGACCAGTGGACCAAGGACTGGACTCCTGCGAATGCCAAGCTGAATATGGAGGCGGCGCTGAAGGCGAACCGGAATGATATTGATGCCGTCATTGCCGCCAATGACGGGACGGCCAGCGGTGTTATAGCTGCGCTGGAGGCGCATGGACTCGCCGGGAGCATCCCCGTTGCCGGACAGGATGCGGAATTGGCCGCTGCCCAGCGTATTGTAGGAGGCACGCAGACGATGACAGTCTACAAGCCGATCCACGAGCTGACGCTCAAGGCGGCTGAGTTGGCGGTCATGATGGCGAGGGGCGAGATGCCGGCTGCCGACCGCAAGGTGAACAACGGCAAGATTGAGGTGCCGTCCGTGCTGCTCGCGCCTATTGCGGTAGACAAGAGCAATATCGACGAGACGATCATTAAGGATGGGTTCCACACCAGGCAGGACGTATACCGGTATGCGCCGCCTGCGCGCTGA
- a CDS encoding sulfatase-like hydrolase/transferase, whose amino-acid sequence MKKQPNVIVFFTDQQRWDTTGVHGNPLGLTPNFDRMAREGTHLYNMFTCQPVCGPARSCLQTGVYATTSGCYRNGIPLPQDRRTLAHYFKDAGYDTGYIGKWHLAGQEPVPAEQRGGYEHWLASNVLEFSSDAYNTVMYDNDCKEVKLPGYRVDAQTDAAIRYIDEHQDRPFFLFLSYIEPHHQNHSDNYPAPDGYEETYTDRWTPPDLRALGGSSPQHLGGYYGMVKRLDEGLGRIRDALKSLDLTQDTIILFTSDHGCHFKTRNEEYKRSAHDSSIRVPTAVYGPGFMQGGQLRELVSLVDLPPTLLDAAGIEVPGDMQGRSVLPLVRKQPVEWPEEVFVQISESHVGRAIRTQRWKYAVAAHDAHPKFDSGSERYVEELLYDLEADPHELTNLAGFDAYRSIADDLKKRLIARMVEVGERAPVIEAAESRQGGQRRSSIEECRVKLQ is encoded by the coding sequence ATGAAAAAACAACCAAACGTCATCGTTTTTTTTACCGATCAACAGCGATGGGATACAACAGGGGTTCACGGCAACCCGCTTGGACTGACGCCTAACTTCGACCGCATGGCCAGAGAAGGCACGCATCTCTACAATATGTTCACGTGCCAGCCTGTTTGCGGTCCGGCTCGCTCCTGTCTGCAGACGGGTGTATACGCCACTACCTCGGGCTGCTACCGGAACGGAATTCCGCTGCCGCAGGACCGCCGTACGCTGGCTCATTACTTCAAGGACGCCGGCTATGACACCGGCTATATCGGCAAGTGGCATCTAGCGGGCCAAGAGCCCGTACCGGCGGAGCAGCGCGGAGGCTACGAGCATTGGCTGGCATCCAATGTGCTGGAGTTCTCCTCGGATGCCTACAACACCGTGATGTACGACAATGACTGCAAGGAGGTCAAGCTTCCCGGCTATCGGGTGGACGCCCAGACGGATGCCGCCATTCGATATATTGACGAGCATCAGGACCGGCCGTTTTTCCTGTTCCTGTCCTACATTGAGCCTCACCATCAGAACCATTCTGACAATTACCCCGCGCCGGACGGCTATGAAGAGACTTATACGGACCGTTGGACACCGCCTGACCTCAGAGCGCTCGGCGGCAGCTCGCCGCAGCACCTGGGGGGCTATTACGGTATGGTGAAGCGGCTGGATGAGGGGCTGGGGAGGATTCGGGATGCGTTGAAGAGCCTGGATCTGACCCAGGATACCATTATCCTGTTCACCTCCGATCATGGCTGCCACTTCAAGACGCGCAACGAAGAATACAAGCGCAGCGCCCATGACAGCTCCATACGCGTGCCGACCGCGGTATACGGTCCCGGCTTCATGCAAGGCGGACAGCTCCGCGAGCTTGTCAGCCTGGTTGACCTGCCGCCTACCCTGCTGGATGCGGCGGGCATCGAGGTGCCAGGCGACATGCAGGGGCGCTCCGTCTTGCCGCTCGTTCGCAAGCAGCCGGTCGAATGGCCGGAGGAGGTATTCGTCCAGATCAGCGAATCCCACGTGGGCAGAGCCATCCGCACGCAGCGCTGGAAATATGCCGTTGCCGCGCATGACGCGCATCCCAAATTCGATTCCGGTTCCGAGCGGTACGTCGAGGAGCTGCTGTATGACCTGGAGGCGGATCCGCACGAGCTGACAAACCTGGCCGGCTTCGATGCCTACCGGAGCATTGCCGACGACCTGAAGAAGCGGCTGATCGCCAGAATGGTGGAGGTCGGCGAGCGCGCCCCAGTCATCGAAGCTGCCGAATCGCGTCAGGGAGGCCAGCGCAGATCCTCTATCGAGGAGTGCAGGGTGAAGCTGCAGTAG
- a CDS encoding AraC family transcriptional regulator, with the protein MPNHDAHRERPTERHFTPAASDKQGGVWIIRGGVELARPGSRMLAYSSLHFVMDGAGVFKSGSSLFHLSKGDVFAIFPNLIHSVEAAPGCELRTDWVAFHGPQASSLMRQIGLTEHHPHQSAALSEQVERLLLAIEQWMNESGSPSQLEALGMFYLLLAELKKGNDNRSRQTIGGHHDWLQKALDYIHANYVHITVQEVADYVNMSRYHFSNTFSKVLSISPKKYVDAVKMKKAASLLTEHTDMPVSDIALFFKKDIFAFSRAFKNFYGVSPTEYREQFGSPHTSSGVKPLPKIGTVVCADTFDDQPVGVSPRDYAVFGSTVTVERAPELIGHAMCIASQATGSVFAEREFPPVSDRLSLTLRIMVRQTTSPIAIHLFDQSNRPVIRVSLNHFGMLSFTHAQTWTQSVMEYHEHVWHHLEIIANLADGTYDFHFNNRPVAMRAKLDPASRELAKLRLGIQQRGSVFFDDVSVMRMLDFG; encoded by the coding sequence ATGCCCAATCATGATGCCCATAGGGAACGACCGACGGAACGGCACTTCACCCCCGCCGCCAGCGATAAGCAAGGCGGAGTATGGATTATAAGGGGGGGCGTGGAGCTAGCCCGTCCCGGCTCACGGATGCTGGCTTATAGCAGCCTGCACTTCGTAATGGATGGCGCCGGCGTCTTCAAGTCGGGGTCAAGCCTGTTCCATTTGTCAAAAGGTGATGTATTTGCGATATTCCCTAATCTCATCCATAGCGTGGAGGCGGCACCTGGCTGTGAGCTGCGTACGGACTGGGTGGCGTTCCATGGACCGCAGGCTTCAAGCCTCATGCGGCAAATCGGGCTGACGGAGCATCACCCTCATCAATCGGCGGCCCTGTCCGAGCAGGTGGAGCGGCTTCTTCTGGCCATCGAGCAATGGATGAACGAGTCTGGAAGCCCTTCTCAGCTGGAGGCGCTGGGCATGTTCTACCTTCTTCTCGCGGAATTGAAGAAAGGGAATGACAACAGGTCCCGCCAGACGATAGGGGGCCATCATGATTGGCTGCAGAAGGCTCTGGACTATATTCACGCGAATTATGTCCACATTACCGTGCAAGAGGTTGCGGATTATGTCAACATGAGCCGGTATCATTTCTCCAATACGTTCAGCAAGGTGCTGTCCATCAGCCCCAAAAAATATGTGGATGCCGTCAAAATGAAAAAAGCCGCATCCCTGCTGACGGAGCATACGGACATGCCCGTATCGGATATTGCCCTGTTTTTCAAAAAGGATATATTCGCGTTCTCCAGAGCCTTCAAAAACTTCTATGGCGTGTCGCCCACAGAATACCGGGAGCAATTCGGCAGCCCCCACACCTCAAGCGGTGTGAAGCCTCTTCCGAAGATCGGCACGGTGGTCTGCGCCGATACCTTTGACGATCAGCCGGTCGGCGTCTCCCCTCGGGATTATGCCGTATTCGGCTCGACCGTGACGGTAGAGCGCGCGCCGGAGCTGATCGGGCATGCAATGTGTATCGCCAGCCAGGCCACAGGCTCCGTATTCGCTGAGCGCGAATTCCCTCCTGTATCGGACCGGCTGAGCTTGACGCTCCGCATTATGGTCCGCCAGACGACCTCGCCCATCGCGATTCATCTGTTCGACCAGAGCAACCGTCCCGTGATTCGCGTCAGCTTGAATCACTTCGGCATGCTTTCCTTCACACACGCCCAAACCTGGACACAGTCCGTCATGGAATACCATGAGCATGTGTGGCATCACCTCGAGATCATCGCCAATCTGGCTGACGGCACCTACGACTTCCACTTCAACAACCGCCCCGTCGCTATGCGGGCCAAGCTCGACCCTGCCAGCCGGGAGCTTGCCAAGCTTCGTCTCGGCATCCAGCAGAGAGGAAGCGTGTTCTTCGATGATGTATCGGTGATGCGTATGCTGGACTTCGGGTAA
- a CDS encoding AraC family transcriptional regulator, which produces MHTSYGFKYTADEGQALYKLVSIGHGAANEEAYCWNGLQREGSGLIFQYTLKGAGKLRVGGNSYTVARGHAFIVQIPGDHEYGYDAELSSEEWEFLWIRFEALGEIGMITDSLGHLGPVVELGPELLPIQLLWRLYEDIAGKRIGDRFDLSVRIYEWVASLQRCLASSGVYAASEIPLAYRQAADFIEQSYGQDLTLDQLADAAGLSKFHLSKSFSRYYGVSPMDYVRNRRIEQAAELLRATALSITDIGTRCGFSNVSYFGKVFHKMTGMTPTAYREAKEGQVQNHLRLLE; this is translated from the coding sequence GTGCATACCTCTTATGGCTTCAAATATACAGCGGATGAGGGACAAGCCCTCTATAAGCTCGTGTCCATCGGTCACGGCGCGGCGAATGAGGAGGCGTACTGCTGGAACGGCCTTCAGCGGGAAGGCAGCGGGCTGATCTTCCAGTACACCTTGAAGGGGGCTGGCAAGCTTCGCGTCGGGGGGAACAGCTACACGGTTGCCAGGGGCCATGCGTTTATTGTGCAAATACCCGGCGACCATGAATATGGCTATGATGCCGAGCTATCCTCGGAGGAGTGGGAATTTCTATGGATTCGGTTCGAGGCTCTTGGGGAGATAGGCATGATCACGGACAGCCTGGGACATCTAGGTCCTGTGGTGGAGCTGGGCCCCGAGCTGTTGCCGATTCAGCTGCTCTGGCGCCTGTATGAGGATATTGCCGGCAAGCGTATCGGGGACCGATTCGACTTGTCCGTACGCATCTACGAGTGGGTGGCCTCCTTGCAGCGCTGCTTGGCCAGCAGCGGCGTTTATGCCGCGAGTGAGATTCCACTGGCCTACCGCCAGGCGGCAGACTTCATTGAACAGAGCTACGGCCAGGATCTGACGTTGGATCAGCTGGCTGATGCAGCGGGACTGAGCAAATTTCATCTTAGCAAAAGCTTCTCCCGCTACTACGGCGTATCTCCTATGGACTATGTGAGGAACAGACGGATCGAGCAAGCGGCCGAGCTGCTGCGAGCGACGGCCTTGTCGATTACGGATATAGGGACACGGTGCGGCTTCAGCAATGTCAGCTACTTCGGCAAGGTGTTCCATAAGATGACAGGCATGACGCCAACTGCGTATCGCGAGGCGAAGGAGGGGCAGGTACAGAACCACCTTCGGCTGCTGGAATGA